The following are encoded together in the Defluviitalea raffinosedens genome:
- the frr gene encoding ribosome recycling factor, whose product MDVKEYEVYENKMKKTIATLEEEFNTIRAGRANPHILDKITVNYYGVQTPLQQVGNITVPEARIIQIQPWDSSLLKEIEKAIMASDLGITPNNDGKCIRLIFPELTEERRKQLTKEVKKKGEEAKVAIRNIRRDAIEHFKKVQKNGDITEDDLKDCEEDIQKMTDRYINDIDKRVEAKSKDILAV is encoded by the coding sequence ATGGATGTAAAAGAGTATGAAGTTTATGAAAATAAAATGAAGAAAACAATTGCTACTTTGGAAGAAGAATTCAATACTATTCGTGCAGGACGCGCTAATCCACATATATTGGATAAAATTACAGTTAATTATTATGGTGTTCAAACACCTCTTCAGCAAGTTGGAAATATTACTGTACCAGAAGCAAGAATCATCCAAATTCAGCCTTGGGATAGTTCCTTATTAAAAGAAATTGAAAAGGCTATTATGGCTTCTGATCTTGGCATTACTCCAAATAACGATGGAAAATGCATTCGATTAATTTTCCCTGAATTAACAGAGGAAAGAAGAAAACAACTTACGAAAGAAGTAAAGAAAAAAGGCGAAGAAGCAAAAGTTGCTATTAGAAATATACGCAGAGATGCAATTGAACATTTTAAGAAAGTTCAAAAAAATGGAGATATTACTGAAGACGATTTAAAGGATTGCGAAGAAGATATTCAAAAGATGACAGATCGTTATATCAATGATATAGATAAGCGTGTTGAAGCGAAAAGTAAAGATATTCTTGCAGTATAG
- a CDS encoding L7Ae/L30e/S12e/Gadd45 family ribosomal protein — protein MNNPVLFMLGLCQKAGKLLSGEFQCEQAIKNGSAKMVIIAEDASKNTKKLFKDKCNYRNIPLYELGSKEQLGHAIGKDQRASLAIIDENFYRKLKQLLDNEEA, from the coding sequence ATGAATAATCCAGTTTTATTTATGCTAGGCTTATGTCAGAAAGCAGGAAAACTTTTATCTGGAGAATTTCAATGCGAACAGGCAATTAAAAATGGAAGTGCCAAAATGGTAATTATCGCTGAAGACGCATCCAAGAACACTAAAAAGCTGTTCAAAGATAAATGTAATTATAGAAATATCCCTCTCTATGAATTGGGTTCAAAAGAACAGTTAGGACACGCAATAGGAAAAGATCAGCGAGCTTCTTTAGCTATTATTGATGAAAATTTTTATCGCAAGCTAAAGCAATTGCTAGATAATGAGGAAGCATGA
- the ispG gene encoding flavodoxin-dependent (E)-4-hydroxy-3-methylbut-2-enyl-diphosphate synthase: protein MNTDSLCRRPTRTVAIGDSFIGGKHPIAIQSMCNTDTRNVVETVKQIHSLEKVGCEIIRVAVPDMEAAHAIREIKRQIHIPLVADIHFDYRLALTCIQNGIDKLRINPGNIGGKEKVKEVVKAAKERGVPIRIGVNAGSLEKSLLKKYGGVTPEALVESAQNHIYILEELDFHDIVVSIKASNVLLSLRAYEEFSKKMDYPLHVGITEAGTIRSGTIKSAVGIGAILSRGIGDTIRVSLTGDPLEEVRCAKEILKALGLRSFGVEFISCPTCGRTEIDLISLANEVEKRCMDMNKNIKIAVMGCVVNGPGEAREADIGIAGGKGVGLIFKKGEIIKKVPEDQLLEALLQEIDRL, encoded by the coding sequence TTGAATACTGACTCTTTATGCCGCAGACCAACAAGGACGGTTGCTATTGGAGACAGCTTTATAGGCGGAAAACATCCGATAGCTATTCAATCCATGTGTAATACGGATACCAGAAATGTTGTTGAAACTGTTAAGCAAATTCATTCATTAGAAAAAGTAGGATGTGAGATTATTCGAGTAGCTGTTCCAGATATGGAAGCAGCTCATGCAATTCGTGAAATAAAAAGGCAAATTCATATACCTTTGGTTGCAGATATTCATTTTGATTATAGATTGGCCTTAACTTGTATACAAAACGGTATTGATAAACTAAGAATTAATCCTGGAAATATTGGAGGAAAAGAGAAAGTTAAAGAAGTAGTTAAAGCAGCAAAAGAACGTGGAGTTCCAATTAGAATTGGAGTAAATGCCGGGTCCCTGGAGAAGTCTTTACTTAAGAAATATGGTGGCGTTACCCCGGAAGCTTTGGTAGAAAGTGCTCAAAATCATATTTATATTTTGGAAGAACTTGATTTTCACGATATTGTTGTATCTATTAAAGCGTCCAATGTTTTATTATCTTTAAGAGCCTACGAAGAATTTTCTAAGAAAATGGATTATCCTCTTCATGTGGGAATCACAGAAGCAGGGACTATAAGAAGTGGAACGATTAAATCTGCTGTAGGAATCGGTGCCATTCTATCCAGAGGTATAGGAGATACAATCAGAGTATCTTTAACGGGAGATCCTTTAGAAGAAGTTAGATGCGCAAAGGAAATCCTTAAAGCACTTGGGTTAAGGTCTTTTGGTGTGGAGTTTATATCTTGCCCTACTTGTGGAAGAACTGAAATAGATTTGATTTCTCTTGCAAATGAAGTAGAAAAAAGATGTATGGATATGAATAAGAATATAAAGATTGCAGTAATGGGATGTGTAGTTAATGGCCCAGGAGAAGCCCGAGAAGCTGATATAGGTATAGCAGGAGGTAAAGGCGTAGGATTAATTTTTAAAAAGGGCGAAATTATTAAAAAAGTGCCTGAAGATCAATTATTAGAAGCATTACTTCAAGAAATTGATCGGTTGTAA
- the rnpM gene encoding RNase P modulator RnpM, whose amino-acid sequence MKTRKIPLRKCTGCQEMKNKKELIRVVRNNEGEFSLDFTGKKPGRGAYICPSEECLSKAQKSKGLERSFKVSVPSEIYEALKSELKNRNE is encoded by the coding sequence ATGAAAACAAGAAAAATTCCTCTTAGAAAATGTACTGGCTGCCAAGAAATGAAAAATAAAAAAGAGTTGATACGAGTTGTAAGAAATAATGAAGGTGAATTTTCTTTGGATTTTACGGGAAAGAAACCTGGAAGGGGAGCTTATATATGTCCTTCGGAAGAATGCTTGTCAAAAGCACAAAAATCCAAAGGATTAGAACGATCTTTTAAAGTATCAGTCCCCAGTGAAATATACGAGGCATTGAAAAGTGAGTTGAAAAATAGAAATGAATAA
- the rimP gene encoding ribosome maturation factor RimP produces MSKHRIEQIVQSYLEPIMEEYNFELVDLEYVKEGANWYLRVFIDKEGGVTIDDCELVSKALEVRLDEEDPIENSYILEVSSPGLDRPLKKDSDFERYKGEIVDIKLYKPFNKKKEYRGELVGLKDNIVTIIDEDNNTLSFSRNDIAIIRLAILF; encoded by the coding sequence ATGTCTAAACATAGGATTGAACAGATTGTGCAATCGTATCTTGAACCTATTATGGAAGAATATAATTTCGAATTAGTAGATTTGGAATATGTTAAAGAAGGAGCTAATTGGTATCTTAGAGTTTTTATTGATAAGGAGGGGGGCGTTACAATTGATGATTGCGAATTAGTATCGAAAGCCCTGGAAGTAAGATTAGATGAAGAAGATCCTATCGAGAATTCTTATATTTTGGAAGTCAGTTCTCCAGGTTTAGATCGCCCTTTAAAAAAAGATTCTGATTTTGAACGTTATAAAGGTGAAATTGTAGATATAAAACTTTACAAACCTTTTAATAAAAAGAAAGAATATAGAGGAGAGCTTGTGGGCTTGAAAGATAATATTGTTACGATTATAGATGAAGACAATAATACTTTATCTTTCTCAAGAAATGATATTGCTATTATTAGATTAGCTATTTTATTCTGA
- the nusA gene encoding transcription termination factor NusA has protein sequence MNAEFIGALEQLAKEKGIDKELLIEAIETSLVSACKKNFGTSQNIKVIIDRENGDVSVYAQKAVVEEVENDALEISLEDARKIKVTYEVGDIVDIEVTPKNFGRIAAQTAKQVVVQRIREAEREIIYNQYITKEKDIITGIIQRKERKNVIINLGKTEAILPPNEQIPGEEYNFNSRIKVYVLEVKQTTKGPQINVSRTHPELVKRLFEQEVPEVYEGIVEIKSISREAGSRTKMAVYSKDPEVDPVGACVGQNGQRVNVIVNELRGEKIDIIQWSEDPKEYIAAALSPSKVLEVSVNEEDKSAKVIVPDYQLSLAIGKEGQNARLAAKLTGWRIDIKSESQAKKIGFNEDKKEDEEGNLE, from the coding sequence ATGAACGCCGAATTCATCGGTGCATTAGAGCAGCTAGCAAAAGAAAAAGGAATTGACAAGGAATTACTTATTGAAGCAATTGAAACATCATTGGTATCAGCGTGTAAAAAGAATTTTGGTACCTCTCAAAATATTAAAGTCATTATTGATAGAGAAAATGGAGATGTGTCTGTTTATGCTCAAAAAGCAGTAGTTGAAGAAGTTGAAAATGATGCGTTGGAAATTTCCTTGGAAGACGCCAGAAAGATTAAGGTTACTTATGAAGTTGGGGATATTGTCGATATCGAAGTAACTCCTAAAAATTTTGGAAGAATTGCCGCTCAAACAGCAAAGCAAGTTGTCGTTCAGAGAATAAGGGAAGCGGAACGAGAAATCATATATAATCAATACATTACAAAAGAAAAAGATATTATAACAGGAATTATTCAAAGGAAAGAAAGAAAAAATGTTATTATTAATTTAGGTAAAACAGAAGCCATCCTTCCTCCAAATGAGCAAATTCCTGGAGAAGAATATAATTTTAATTCACGCATTAAAGTTTATGTTTTAGAAGTTAAGCAAACAACCAAAGGACCTCAAATTAATGTATCAAGAACTCATCCGGAGCTTGTTAAAAGGTTATTTGAACAAGAAGTACCAGAGGTATATGAAGGAATTGTTGAAATTAAAAGCATTTCGAGGGAAGCCGGCTCAAGAACAAAAATGGCAGTTTATTCTAAAGATCCAGAAGTAGATCCTGTAGGTGCATGTGTAGGACAAAATGGCCAGAGAGTAAATGTGATCGTTAATGAATTAAGAGGTGAAAAAATAGATATTATTCAATGGAGTGAAGATCCCAAAGAATATATTGCTGCTGCTCTAAGTCCTTCCAAGGTCTTAGAAGTATCTGTTAATGAAGAAGACAAAAGTGCCAAAGTAATTGTACCGGATTATCAATTGTCTTTAGCAATTGGAAAAGAGGGTCAAAATGCTAGACTTGCCGCGAAATTAACAGGCTGGAGAATTGATATTAAAAGCGAATCTCAAGCTAAGAAAATAGGATTTAATGAGGATAAGAAAGAGGACGAAGAAGGAAATTTAGAATAA
- the pyrH gene encoding UMP kinase, translating to MTKFKRILIKLSGEALAGSKGVGFDYNTVMSVVEQLKQLVEQGTEIAVVIGGGNFWRGRSSEQMDRTKADQIGMLATVMNALYTAEICRSQGLNAVVQTPFQIGTMTEVFTKEKAIHYITNNTVVFFAGGTGHPFFSTDTGAALRGCEIEVDALLFAKNIDGVYDSDPKLNPSAKKFDQLTCKEILDKDLKVIDGTAASLCMEQKLPILVFGLNIENSIIKAVSGENIGTLITN from the coding sequence ATGACTAAATTTAAGCGTATCTTAATTAAATTAAGTGGCGAAGCTCTTGCCGGTTCCAAAGGAGTTGGATTCGACTATAATACTGTAATGTCTGTTGTTGAGCAGTTAAAGCAATTAGTTGAACAAGGAACAGAAATTGCTGTTGTTATTGGCGGTGGGAACTTTTGGAGAGGCAGAAGCAGTGAACAAATGGATCGTACAAAAGCTGATCAAATTGGGATGCTTGCTACAGTTATGAATGCCTTATATACAGCAGAAATATGCAGATCTCAAGGATTAAATGCAGTAGTACAAACTCCGTTTCAGATAGGTACTATGACTGAAGTGTTTACAAAAGAAAAAGCTATTCATTACATAACCAATAATACAGTAGTATTTTTTGCTGGTGGGACAGGGCATCCTTTTTTCTCGACAGATACAGGAGCTGCATTAAGAGGATGTGAAATAGAAGTAGATGCTCTTTTATTTGCAAAAAATATTGATGGCGTATATGATTCTGATCCTAAATTAAATCCATCAGCAAAGAAATTTGATCAACTCACTTGTAAAGAAATTTTAGATAAGGACCTAAAAGTTATTGATGGAACTGCTGCAAGTCTTTGCATGGAACAAAAATTGCCCATTCTAGTTTTTGGGCTTAATATTGAAAATAGTATAATTAAAGCGGTTTCTGGCGAAAATATAGGAACATTAATAACAAATTAA
- the rseP gene encoding RIP metalloprotease RseP, which translates to MGKRIYERAVSFLTILIALLVFGIIVLVHEFGHYAVAKKSGVKVEEFAIGMGPKLISKQYGETLYSIRILPMGGFCKMLGEDSASEDKRSFTNKSVGTRIAVIFAGPFMNLVLAFVIIAWFVGSNGYITTRIDHVLPDTPAASIGLQPGDKIISLDGQRIHIRQEISLILSQVKDHPIEIIASRDGEKITKVITPVIDEKTNQGFLGISFESKEQGEATILEILGQSLWQVVFLVKQVVLGFIQIITGQVSRQQIAGPVGVIQIIGESYESGLKTSFYIAIQNVLYFAAIISANLGVMNLLPIPALDGGRLVFLIIEGLRGKPIAVEKEGMIHFIGFALLMVLMVFVLYNDVVRIITH; encoded by the coding sequence ATGGGCAAGAGAATTTACGAAAGGGCGGTGAGTTTTTTGACTATTTTAATAGCACTTTTAGTGTTTGGGATAATCGTGTTAGTTCATGAATTTGGCCATTATGCTGTTGCCAAAAAAAGTGGCGTTAAAGTTGAAGAGTTTGCTATTGGAATGGGACCCAAGCTGATCAGTAAGCAATATGGAGAAACACTATATTCCATTCGTATCCTTCCAATGGGTGGTTTTTGTAAGATGTTGGGAGAAGATTCAGCTTCAGAAGATAAACGTTCTTTCACCAATAAATCAGTTGGAACGCGTATTGCAGTGATATTTGCAGGTCCGTTTATGAATCTGGTTTTAGCTTTTGTAATTATTGCCTGGTTTGTAGGATCCAATGGGTATATAACAACTAGAATAGATCATGTATTACCAGATACTCCGGCTGCAAGTATAGGGCTTCAACCAGGAGATAAAATTATTTCTTTAGATGGACAAAGAATTCATATAAGACAAGAAATTAGTTTAATACTTAGTCAAGTCAAAGATCATCCAATTGAAATCATTGCTTCTAGAGATGGTGAAAAAATCACGAAAGTGATCACTCCTGTTATTGATGAAAAAACAAATCAAGGATTTTTAGGTATAAGTTTTGAATCAAAAGAACAAGGAGAAGCGACGATTCTGGAAATCTTGGGACAAAGTTTATGGCAGGTAGTCTTTCTTGTAAAGCAAGTGGTACTTGGATTTATACAAATTATTACAGGACAGGTAAGCAGACAGCAAATTGCTGGACCTGTTGGTGTGATTCAAATAATAGGGGAAAGTTATGAATCGGGATTAAAAACAAGTTTCTATATTGCTATCCAAAACGTATTGTATTTTGCTGCAATTATCAGTGCGAATTTAGGAGTTATGAATTTATTGCCTATTCCTGCATTGGATGGAGGCAGATTAGTTTTTTTAATTATTGAGGGATTAAGAGGCAAGCCTATTGCTGTTGAAAAAGAAGGGATGATCCATTTCATAGGCTTTGCATTGCTGATGGTATTAATGGTTTTTGTATTGTATAATGATGTAGTCAGAATTATAACTCATTAG
- the infB gene encoding translation initiation factor IF-2, translating to MRKHEILEVGYLSKVRVYEISKQLNISSKELIKKLKEFGVDVHSHMSTLEDDEAQLILDYYSSEVQESENNQVKEETIDEEISRTAKHENFEKKMNDSSKKTKVKDKMMKDEEVKQDTIEQSDEIKVIQIPNKVSVQTLAEKLGKTPAEIIKSLMMRGIMASINQEVDFDTASQVAEEYGILLEEETQETLEEKMFEEEPDSPEDLLERPPVVVVMGHVDHGKTSLLDAIRKSNVTAKEAGGITQHIGASTVEVDGKKITFLDTPGHEAFTAMRMRGAQVTDIAILVVAADDGVMPQTIEAINHAKAANVQIIVAINKIDKPGANPDRVKQELADYGLLAEEWGGDTICVPVSAVTKTNLDTLLEMVLLVAEMAELKANPNKRARGTIIEAQLDKGRGPVATVLVQSGTLKVGDPIVAGSTHGRIRAMMDDKGRRVKKAGPSTPVEILGLSEVPSAGDRFYVAESDKQARHYAEILAERNREQSLRATPNKVSLDDLFSQIQSGNVKQLNIVVKADVQGSVEAVKQSLERLSNDEVRIHTIHGGVGAITESDVMLASASNAIIIGFNVRPEAGAKSVAETEKVDIRLYRVIYNAIEDIEAAMKGMLDPEFQEKVIGHAEIRQTFKVSGVGTIGGAYVQDGKLVRNAKVRIVRNGIVVYEGQLSSLKRFKDDVKEVNAGYECGLSFEKFNDIKEGDIVEAFIMEEIPRA from the coding sequence ATGAGGAAGCATGAAATATTGGAGGTGGGCTATTTGTCAAAAGTTAGAGTATATGAAATTTCCAAACAGCTAAACATAAGCAGTAAAGAGCTTATTAAAAAATTAAAGGAATTCGGAGTCGATGTACATAGTCATATGAGTACGCTTGAAGATGATGAAGCACAATTAATTTTGGATTATTATTCAAGTGAAGTACAAGAATCTGAGAATAATCAAGTTAAAGAAGAAACAATTGATGAAGAAATTAGTAGAACTGCAAAACATGAGAACTTTGAAAAGAAGATGAATGATTCAAGTAAAAAGACTAAAGTAAAGGACAAGATGATGAAAGACGAAGAAGTCAAACAGGATACTATTGAACAGAGTGATGAAATTAAAGTTATCCAAATCCCAAACAAAGTAAGTGTTCAGACATTGGCAGAGAAATTAGGGAAAACCCCTGCAGAAATCATAAAATCTCTTATGATGAGAGGTATTATGGCGTCTATTAATCAAGAAGTTGATTTTGATACTGCTTCACAAGTTGCAGAAGAATATGGCATCTTACTGGAAGAAGAAACACAGGAAACATTAGAAGAAAAAATGTTCGAAGAAGAGCCGGATTCACCTGAAGATCTTCTGGAAAGGCCTCCAGTAGTTGTTGTAATGGGTCATGTTGACCACGGAAAAACTTCTCTTTTAGATGCAATCAGAAAAAGCAATGTTACAGCTAAGGAAGCTGGAGGAATTACTCAGCATATTGGGGCTTCAACAGTAGAGGTTGATGGAAAGAAAATTACTTTTTTGGATACTCCGGGGCATGAAGCTTTTACGGCTATGAGAATGAGAGGAGCACAAGTAACTGACATTGCAATTTTGGTTGTCGCTGCGGACGATGGTGTAATGCCCCAGACAATTGAAGCAATTAATCATGCTAAAGCAGCCAATGTTCAAATCATTGTTGCAATTAACAAAATAGATAAGCCAGGAGCAAACCCAGATCGAGTAAAACAAGAACTGGCAGATTATGGTCTTCTTGCGGAAGAATGGGGTGGAGACACAATTTGTGTTCCAGTTTCAGCCGTTACAAAAACTAATTTAGATACTTTATTAGAAATGGTTTTACTCGTAGCAGAAATGGCAGAACTGAAGGCTAATCCAAACAAACGTGCAAGAGGCACCATTATCGAAGCTCAGCTGGATAAAGGAAGGGGTCCTGTTGCTACAGTACTTGTTCAAAGCGGTACTTTGAAAGTAGGTGATCCTATTGTTGCAGGGTCAACCCATGGTAGAATTCGTGCGATGATGGATGATAAAGGTCGTCGTGTGAAAAAAGCAGGACCATCTACACCGGTAGAAATTCTTGGATTATCAGAAGTTCCTTCGGCTGGAGACAGATTTTATGTGGCTGAAAGCGATAAACAAGCTCGTCATTATGCAGAAATACTGGCAGAAAGAAATAGAGAGCAATCTTTAAGAGCAACGCCTAATAAAGTTTCACTGGATGACTTATTTAGTCAAATACAGTCTGGAAATGTAAAGCAACTCAATATTGTTGTTAAAGCAGATGTACAAGGTTCTGTAGAAGCTGTAAAACAAAGTTTAGAACGATTATCTAACGATGAAGTAAGGATCCATACCATTCATGGGGGTGTTGGAGCCATTACGGAGTCTGATGTCATGTTAGCATCTGCTTCAAATGCAATTATTATTGGATTCAATGTTCGACCTGAAGCTGGTGCCAAATCTGTTGCAGAAACAGAAAAAGTAGATATTCGATTATATCGTGTTATTTACAATGCAATTGAAGACATTGAAGCAGCAATGAAAGGTATGCTTGATCCGGAATTCCAAGAAAAAGTAATTGGTCATGCAGAGATTCGACAAACCTTTAAAGTATCTGGTGTTGGAACAATAGGCGGAGCCTATGTGCAAGATGGGAAATTAGTCAGAAATGCTAAAGTGCGTATTGTCAGAAACGGAATCGTTGTTTATGAAGGACAGTTAAGTTCTCTAAAAAGATTCAAAGATGACGTAAAAGAAGTAAATGCTGGATATGAATGTGGATTATCCTTCGAAAAATTTAATGACATTAAAGAAGGAGATATAGTAGAAGCATTCATAATGGAAGAAATACCAAGAGCGTAG
- a CDS encoding isoprenyl transferase, translating to MGGIDYKQMINLDNLPKHIAIIMDGNGRWAKERKKSRSYGHQAGSKALERVLRAADALGIPHLTVYAFSTENWQRPKEEVDSLMNLLRSYLKKYLKDSEKNNIKIDIIGDKAKLDEDIQEQIRDLEMKTSKKSGLNLHIALNYGSRDEIIRAVKKMSQDVLESKLNLDSIDQHTFSMYLDTKAIPDPDLLIRTSGEQRLSNFLLWQIAYSELYFCDKLWPDYDENDLYKAIYEFQNRNRRFGLI from the coding sequence ATGGGCGGAATTGATTATAAGCAAATGATTAATTTGGACAATTTACCTAAGCACATTGCTATTATAATGGATGGAAACGGTCGTTGGGCCAAAGAAAGAAAGAAATCACGAAGTTATGGGCATCAAGCGGGATCAAAGGCGTTAGAAAGAGTATTACGTGCAGCAGATGCTTTAGGTATACCCCATTTAACGGTGTATGCTTTTTCGACGGAGAATTGGCAACGTCCTAAAGAAGAAGTAGACAGCTTGATGAATTTACTTAGAAGTTATTTAAAAAAATACTTAAAGGATTCAGAAAAAAATAATATTAAGATTGACATTATAGGCGATAAGGCTAAACTCGATGAAGATATTCAAGAACAGATTCGTGATTTAGAAATGAAGACTTCTAAAAAAAGTGGATTAAATCTACACATTGCTTTGAATTACGGAAGCCGTGATGAAATTATCCGTGCAGTTAAAAAAATGAGTCAGGATGTATTAGAATCTAAATTAAACTTAGATTCAATTGACCAGCATACTTTTTCTATGTATTTGGATACAAAAGCTATTCCTGACCCTGATCTTTTAATTCGTACCAGTGGGGAACAAAGACTTAGCAATTTTTTATTATGGCAAATTGCTTATAGTGAGTTGTATTTTTGCGATAAATTGTGGCCGGATTACGATGAAAACGATCTTTATAAAGCGATTTATGAATTCCAAAATAGAAACCGTCGTTTTGGATTAATCTAG
- a CDS encoding 1-deoxy-D-xylulose-5-phosphate reductoisomerase, which translates to MRKISILGSTGSIGTQTLDVIRNLKNAEDIKVCGLSTNQNIDLIEKQIYEFHPSKVAVMDEEKAFELKKRLRSSVEVLAGIDGLIEIATMEEIDTVVTSVVGTIGLIPTFEAIRRKKNIALANKETLVTAGQIIMEEARKNDIKILPVDSEHSAIFQCLQGNKQNPVQRIILTASGGPFRNKSLKELKNVTVEDALKHPNWSMGAKITVDSSTMMNKGLEVIEAKWLFNIELSQIEVVVHPQSMIHSMVEFEDGSIIAQIGEPDMRVPIQYALTFPKRYRSNWPKVDFTKRNIFSFEQPDLSVFKCLQLAYDALAIGGSMPAVLNAANEIAVEKFLKKEIHFLDIPIMIEKAMEAHNTIMHPTLSDILDIDQWAREFTKGR; encoded by the coding sequence TTGAGAAAGATTTCCATACTGGGCTCAACAGGTTCTATTGGTACACAGACTTTGGATGTTATTCGAAATCTTAAAAATGCAGAGGACATAAAGGTATGTGGTTTATCAACCAATCAGAATATTGACTTGATTGAGAAACAGATTTATGAATTTCATCCCAGTAAAGTAGCCGTTATGGATGAAGAAAAAGCATTTGAATTAAAAAAAAGATTGAGGAGCTCAGTTGAAGTTTTAGCTGGGATTGATGGGTTGATAGAAATCGCTACTATGGAAGAGATCGATACAGTGGTCACATCTGTAGTAGGAACAATTGGATTGATACCGACTTTTGAAGCAATAAGAAGAAAAAAGAATATTGCTTTAGCAAATAAAGAAACTCTTGTAACAGCAGGGCAAATTATTATGGAAGAAGCTAGAAAAAATGATATAAAGATTCTTCCTGTGGACAGCGAACATTCCGCAATATTTCAATGTTTACAAGGAAATAAGCAGAATCCTGTTCAACGAATTATTTTGACTGCTTCTGGAGGACCATTTCGAAATAAGTCATTGAAAGAACTTAAAAATGTAACAGTTGAAGATGCTTTAAAGCATCCGAATTGGTCTATGGGAGCTAAAATAACAGTGGATTCCTCTACGATGATGAATAAAGGCTTGGAAGTTATTGAAGCCAAATGGCTCTTTAACATTGAATTAAGTCAAATTGAAGTTGTAGTTCATCCACAAAGTATGATCCATTCCATGGTTGAATTTGAAGATGGATCTATTATTGCTCAGATTGGGGAACCGGATATGAGGGTACCTATTCAATATGCTTTAACTTTTCCAAAACGTTATAGAAGTAATTGGCCAAAGGTTGATTTTACCAAAAGAAATATATTTTCTTTTGAACAACCTGATTTATCCGTTTTTAAGTGCTTGCAGCTGGCGTATGATGCTCTTGCCATCGGTGGATCTATGCCTGCGGTATTGAATGCAGCGAATGAAATAGCAGTAGAAAAGTTTTTAAAAAAAGAAATTCATTTTTTGGATATTCCTATAATGATTGAAAAGGCGATGGAAGCACATAATACAATTATGCACCCTACATTATCTGATATTTTAGATATAGATCAATGGGCAAGAGAATTTACGAAAGGGCGGTGA
- a CDS encoding phosphatidate cytidylyltransferase — MRLRIITAVVGIPLLLGIVLSGGWILKLAIGLLTLVGLREFYTAMEEKAHPIKYIGYIFTVIFTFFVFPNDQWYIVFFICFLFVLLLSIIFFHPKYNIIDVAVTFIGFFYVSFLFFYVLKVRNSAYGEFFVWLIFISAWGSDTFAYFTGITLGKHKLCPKLSPKKTVEGALGGIAGGFVLSFVYGMVITYFTKTPIVNFPIICSIIGGIGAMISQLGDLTASSIKRCVNIKDYGKFFPGHGGVLDRFDSILFTAPFVYYFIIMLNLIF; from the coding sequence TTGCGTTTGCGTATTATAACAGCGGTTGTTGGAATTCCACTGTTACTGGGTATAGTTTTATCAGGCGGATGGATTCTAAAACTTGCAATCGGACTTTTGACATTGGTAGGTTTGCGTGAATTTTATACAGCTATGGAAGAGAAAGCCCATCCCATAAAATATATTGGGTATATTTTTACGGTCATATTTACTTTTTTTGTATTTCCTAATGATCAGTGGTATATAGTATTTTTTATTTGTTTTTTATTCGTCTTGCTTTTAAGTATTATATTTTTTCACCCAAAATATAATATTATAGATGTAGCTGTTACATTTATAGGCTTTTTTTATGTAAGTTTCTTATTTTTTTATGTTTTAAAAGTTCGTAATTCTGCCTATGGAGAATTTTTTGTCTGGCTCATATTCATCAGTGCTTGGGGGAGTGATACCTTTGCCTATTTCACTGGTATTACGCTTGGAAAGCATAAGCTATGCCCCAAGTTAAGCCCTAAAAAGACTGTGGAAGGCGCTTTGGGTGGAATTGCCGGAGGATTTGTTTTATCTTTTGTATACGGCATGGTGATTACATATTTTACTAAGACTCCAATTGTGAATTTTCCAATTATTTGCTCTATTATTGGAGGAATCGGAGCAATGATATCACAATTAGGGGATTTAACTGCATCTTCAATTAAACGATGTGTAAATATAAAAGATTATGGTAAATTTTTTCCGGGACATGGAGGAGTATTAGATCGATTTGACAGTATACTTTTCACTGCCCCATTCGTATATTATTTTATAATTATGTTAAACCTAATTTTCTGA